The genomic window TAGACATATGGAATTAAAAATATCATCATGGAGGTGATCATTGAACTCATGGGAACATATGAGATCAGCAAGTGTCGAGAGAGAAAAAACGCCTTGGAGGAGATTTACATGTTTAGGGATAGAAACTGATGATGAACTGATGATAATGGATGGAGactgaggagactgagaaggagcagtcagattgGCAATATCTAATTACCAGGAGAAAGGAGTGTCacagaagcaaggaaggaaacatATCAATTATATCTAAAACTACAGGAAAATCAGGTAAAATGAGAGCTGaaaaagataacatttttaatttgataaaaaaatttaaattatttcaaaagtcttctctggGCTAGTGACCTAGGGTTTCTTCTTGAGACCTAACATCTCTGTGAGACCTGTTTACATGTTACTCTGGCATCCACATCACAGAGGATTACTGTTAATAGGATTTTCTACTTAGATGCTAAGACCATGTCTCTTCCCAGACCCATAGAATGTCTTCTTCTTACAGAGAAATATGGGCCCAGTTTgtcactttttcttttcagtcttggTCTTTCTGGAGGCAAACTCAGCTTACCCTGAATGCAACCCAGAGTGTATATGTTCAGATGACAGCTTTGGCAGGTATGGAAATGTTGGCAGGGTCTCCAAAAGATCTTAGAAGATTGATTTACTTTGGGAATTCTATTGTATAGGAGTTTGGGGGTATTTTAAAAGAGATATCTAATAACTTATGGACATTGATTTCAGTTAAcattacaaatttcttttttttgaattatGTGTTTTTATCCAAGTGTAATTAACATTGACTGGAATTTTTGCAGGAAATGGAACATTCTTCTTCAATGTTTTAAGTTTTTACCTATGAATATTCTAATACCTAGTTGGGGGATTGTGAGGAGATTGTGGGTGAGAAGGTACTGAGAAAGAACATTAGAACTCAAAGGATTATGAGTCAGACAGTTTATTACTCATAGGCATGGAAATGTGTATGATTCCCTGCCCTTCAGTCCCATAGGCACATATCAGTGGCTCAGGCATACAGTGAGCTGTGTACCACAACTGAGAGTACAGATCATTTAGCTTTCTGCCCTTAGATCAGATTTTTATTACTGGGCAGTTCAACAGGGCTGAGTGGGAGGGGAAATTTAAGAGCAGTCAATCTGTGGATGATCTGCACTATAAGCCCTCCCCTGCCCAAATTAACTGAAAAGATATTGTAATTAGTAACAATTGCTAACTTTACATACCTGAATTAGATGTAGTTTGCTAAACTGCAGGTTTGCTAACcttaatactaaccctaaacacAGTGAATAAGTCAGTTGTTGGGTATATAGGAACTTCTTGGTATATAGGTGGGTCAGTCAGTCATGGTGTTCTGTCAGCTAAGATCCAGTAATAGGCCAGTTATCATGGAGAGCAAGATGGTGTAAATGCAAAGAGTGCTGGATTAGGGTTTTAATCATGTCTCTGCTACCTACTAATTATGTGGCTTCAGGTAAATTactctctggtctcagtttcctcatctgtaaaatgagagggatctGGACTAGATACTCTCTAATGTTATTTTCAGGTAGGAATTCTATGTCACTTTAATGACTTGCTTATTTTTCTGCAGGTCTCTGTTGTGCATGGATACTTCTTTGAGAAAGATCCTGGGAAACATCCCCAAAGATATCAAGAAACTTAGAATAGAAAACTCTCACTTAACTGAACTGCCTCATGGGTCCTTTTCCAACAACAGTGCCTTGGAATTCCTTTGGCTCAACTTTAATAACATCACAGTGATTCAGCCGGGAGCCCTGAAGCATCTGAGAGACTTGAAAGAACTGAGACTACAGGGGAATAGGTTGTGTACAGTACCATGGACAGCATTCCAAGCCACTCCAGCTCTAAACATCCTTGATCTCAAACACAACAGGCTTGATGTTCTACCCAAGCAAGCACTTCAGTATTTGATTAACCTTACCTACTTAGATTTGTCCTTTAATGAACTTATGGTGGTGTCTGAGGATGTCTTCATCCAGTGGCCCATGTACCAGAAAACCCAGCAGCTCACCAGTAGGGCCGAAGGCATTTCCAATGTGGTGCTGGCTTTGCACAATAATCCATGGATGTGTGACTGCCATCTAAAGGGGTTTGTCCAGTTTTTCAAAGTCATCAGACCCCCTGTCATACTAATGAACTCCTACCTAATGTGCCGGGGTCCTCTGTCAAAGGCAGGGCAATTTTTCTATGAAGTAGAGCTCAATAGCTGCATGAAGCCAAAGATTTCAACCCATAATTCTAACGTTACTAACCAAGTGGGGCTAAATATCACTCTAAGCTGTCTGGCACAGGCCAGCCCTTTGCCAAGTATTGTGTGGACTTATCCACTGAAGAAGTTGAGGGAATTTGATGGTAAGCTATGGTACTGCTTAATTCCTTTTCTCTAGTTGCCTAGCTCTATGAATGTTTAAAGTAATAGCAAGTGTGGTAACTGCCTGATGGGAAAGATAATTAGGCTTAGGCTTGAATTTAGGTGTAGAAAATGGTTATTTGAGTTATTTACAGTTATGGAATGgagcaaagtttattaaaggtagTGTCAACCAGAAGTCTCATTAGCAGTGAGTACTTTTCACCATGGGGTTGGGGCAGGCAGTCTTCTCAGGAGGATAATTAAAGTTATAAAATAAAGGATAGTTAAAGTAATGACACAAtttgttccttcctccctccccctgccttcTGTGACTAGTAGCCACAGACTGGAAGAATATAGTTGAACCTGAAATGCTAGCCTTGGGGCTTCATTactcttgaaaatgaaaaactcctTTCTTAGCTTTGTTTAGAGCATCTGCAGGAAAGCAGCTCAGGCTAAGTGTTACATGACTTTACATCTTTGGTGGAAGAGCCAGGAGAAACAAAAACTAAAGCAGAAGACCAAAATGTAAAGATTACATGCAGtacatggttggttggttgttgtccttcattcttgaacaggaccaaaatgacattactgtgTTAGAGCCAGgttacaatgtgtctgactgtgaacAGTCAGatgaatatgagcttggaatgtctGCCACAGGTAGGACACAAAtagtccttgtgaacatttgggatgaattctctaaatctgtgcatctcatgttttgtttgaactacttcaattctgctttgctcattgaGCATAGCACCTTCCTTGATGCAAgtatgccatgctgggcagtcctttgcCAATGCCTCCCATGCCCTACGACCAATATAAAGTACTGCATTTTGCAACATCTTTGGAGCTTATATATAAATTTgtatcttttccttccctttctgctttttttcttttcctctttgtcctcctctgattcttttcctctttccttcttccttgtcCCTTATTTCTTCTCATATAATGTTTTCAAAACTTCAGAATATGTTTCATTGGCATTGATAATATTGAATGGATGCACAAAAATATCTATTAgggcatatatgtaaatatatgatatattccCCCCacacatgtacaaacacacacaagatTTCATTTGATATACCATATACATATCGTTACACACAGAAAACGACAGGTTTCATGCAAAGCCAGAGCTATTTCCTAGTCTTCATGGGCTCCTGTCCAGAATATTGTGACCTCTGTTATTGATTTGACAAATTTGTGCACGTAATTTTTCATCCCTACATACTCAATAGATCAAGAAACAGTATATCCTTAGTCTGTTCCTGTATAGCATCTAGAACATCTGAGTGAAATCTGCAAAATTCAATCAGTACTCTTTGTTGGGTTTATATAATGCCAGATATCTGGATGGTTGGAAACATATTGATACTTGATTTTTCTCACTTTACATTCTCATTTTAGCAGGTAGAGCCTTATCTCAGGCTTGTGTATCAatcaactaacaagcatttattcattgtCCATAGAAAAAAAGGGTCCCTTATAGACATTTTGAGGTTCACATGAGATGatggatgtaaagcactttgcaaaccttaaatacaaaataaataccagttgttgttattattagccTGCATTTACAAGGCCTTCAatctggtgatgacttcattaCTTGATCCTTATATTGTACTCTTGCTGAGCTCAAGTAATATTGATAGAGCAGTacagggtgtgctggtaaatgtttaacacccGAGACTCTCTAGGGAAAAAAAGTAcgcatatattaaaaaaattatctgcatcattattattttctaaagtctagacaatgaaaaaaaaagtatatgaagCCTTGATTTGTATATGATTTTGGagctgtaaatgctcacactgaaaatttaacaatggagCTCTGGAAAAGCTGGTTAGACCTGGTTCCAGCATACTTctacagttcctgctctcaagaagttacaaggagagacaacatgtattcATATAAGTATTgataaaatatatacaacatgAATAAAAGGTAATTTTGGAGTGGGAAAGGAACTGGTAGCCAGTTGAATGGATCTAGAAAGACTTTGTGAGGTAGAAGGTGGCATCTGAGctgaatttggaagaaaaataaatattttaagaattctGATAAAGAATTCTACAATACAGGAATTCTTGCTTCACCATGGAGTGTTCTTTGGAAAAATCTGGTTAAATATGTTCAGATCTTCAGGCTTTTGAAATATTTATAGGAATCAGGCCCAGTTCTTTGGTTAGTAAAGGTAGTCCCTATACTTTTCCTAGCATCTCAAAAAGTGACATCCAACTGGGTGatatagcatttaaaaaatagcaCCATATATCATAACCTActgcaatttcctataatcattAGGATGGGTTGAGTTTGGGGCATCACTGTACCCTAGCAATGAAGTTTGTGTTCAAAGTTTTGACTTAAAgaataatggttttttttttatccccagtatcTACCTTTCCTATTGGGGAAGACTCTATTCAGTCTGAGTTGGTGATACCTTCAGCCCATCTGACAGACAGTGGCAACTACACCTGTGTGGCCACCAACTCCATGGGCAGCAGCTCTATTCCCATCTCCCTTCATGTTCAGCCTCCTCAGGTTGTGTCCTCTTCCTCTTTGGTGGAGCATTCCTACATTTACATGAGGATTACCAAGCAAACTATTTATGGGATTGTGCTGGAGTGGTATGCAGTAACAGATAACCCTTCAGA from Notamacropus eugenii isolate mMacEug1 chromosome 1, mMacEug1.pri_v2, whole genome shotgun sequence includes these protein-coding regions:
- the LRIT2 gene encoding leucine-rich repeat, immunoglobulin-like domain and transmembrane domain-containing protein 2 codes for the protein MDTSLRKILGNIPKDIKKLRIENSHLTELPHGSFSNNSALEFLWLNFNNITVIQPGALKHLRDLKELRLQGNRLCTVPWTAFQATPALNILDLKHNRLDVLPKQALQYLINLTYLDLSFNELMVVSEDVFIQWPMYQKTQQLTSRAEGISNVVLALHNNPWMCDCHLKGFVQFFKVIRPPVILMNSYLMCRGPLSKAGQFFYEVELNSCMKPKISTHNSNVTNQVGLNITLSCLAQASPLPSIVWTYPLKKLREFDGKLWYCLIPFL